The genomic stretch TACCTCTCCCTCCGATTGCATCAAATTGAGGTAATGACTGATCTTCAGAATTCCATTGCGTACCGATATTCCCGCCAGAGTAATAAAGCCTATTAATGCTGCAATTGAAAGTGGCTGCCCCGAGATCCATAACCCAATAACAGCGCCCACCATGGCTAGCGGGATATTGAGCATGATCATTAAAGATAGTTGCGCCGATCGATAGCGGCTATTTAAAACAACAAATATCAATAGTAGTGAGCCCACAGAGAGCAGGCCAATTAATTTAGAGGCCTCTTCTTGCGCCTTAAATTGACCATCTAAGGTAATAAAGTAGCCCTCTGGCAAACTTTGGTTTGCGATCACACCTCTAATATCAGCAACTACATCAGATAGAGCCCGTTTAGAGGTGTTAGCCGATAAGACAATTCTTCTTTTGCCGCCGTCTCTACTAATTTGATTTGGTCCATCACCATCTTCAATCGTTGCAATTTTTGAAAGTGGGATTTTTCCATTCGGAGTATCAATCAAAATATCTGCGAGGCCCTCTAAATTTCTTGCAGACTCTGGCAGCTTGATCACTAAAGCGAAGCGTCGATTACCTTCAATAATCTGTGAAATCCGCTCCCCTTCAACCATGCCTTGCAAGGAGGACATTACCTGAGAAGCAGAGATTCCATATTGCGCAGTCCGATCATAATCAATGCGAACTTTGATCTGCGGAGCCAGCACTTGCTTTTCAATCTCTAAATCAACCAGGCCTTCAATCCCTGCTAGTTTTGATCTTAATAAGTCTGCCTGACTTCGCAGCTGATCTAAATCATCACCGAAAATCTTGATTGCGATTTTGGATCTAACGCCTGAGAGCATATGGTCGATACGATGAGAAATGGGCTGCCCAATCGCAATAGCAGCGGGTAAATTGACCAGTCTTGACCGAATATCAGCTTGGATTTCAGCCATTGAACGATCTAGTTCGCCTGCCGGTTTAATGCCAACATCAAGCTCACTGACATGCACTCCTTCGGCGTGCTCATCTAGCTCTGCCCTACCGCTTCTTCGCCCAACATAGGTCACCTCGGGAACTTGTCTGACAAGCTTTTCGGCTTGACTCGCTACGCTAGCAGACTCAGAAAGAGAAACACCAGGATTTAGTCGAAGGCCGATGAGTAATGTTCCCTCATTAAATGGCGGTAAAAATGAACTCGCCATAAAAGGAATGCTCGCGCCAGCCAATAAGACTGATGCAAATGCATACATCAAAGGTTTTTTTGGGGCCGCCAATAATCTAGATAACTGAACCTTGTAATGACTTTTTAACCAAGTAACGATTTTTGTATCGTGATCCCTAAGTGACTTCATTGACGGCAATAAATAGAAGCAAAGTACTGGGGTGATCGTGACTGACACTAAAAGCGATGCCAAGGTGGAGACAATAAATGCAATACCCAAAGGAACAAATAGGCGACCCTCAATACCCGGCAACGCAAATAATGGGATAAACACTAAAACAATAATTGCAGTTGCATAGATGATTCCTGTCCTCACCTCTAATGAGGCTGCTCGCACAATTGCTAGCGGGGATAATTGATTGACCTTATCCCTATCAAGATTTTCTCGCAGACGCCGAATCACGTTTTCTACGTCCACTACAGCATCATCTACTAAGCCTCCAATCGCAATGGCTAAACCTCCCAATGTCATCGTGTTGATCGATAGGCCAAAATATTTAAAAACTAAGGCTGTCAATAAAATCGAAACGGGAATTGCAGTTAAAGAGATGATGACTGGGCGTATCGTTCCTAAAAACAAATACAGCACTACCGCTACAAAGATTGAGGCACCGATGAGCTTACCTTCCAAGGTACTAATGGACGCATCGATAAAACTCGCCTGTCTAAATGTCACTTTTGGGGTATTCATGCCTACTGGAAGGCCTTGTTTTAACTCAGATATTGCAGCCTCAATTTTCTTGGTTAATTCCACCGTATCTGCTGAGGGTTGCTTTTGAACACCCAGTATTACCGCTGGACCACCCTCATAACCAGCATCTCCTCGTCTTACGGCTGGTGCAAATGTGACATCGGCGACTTGCTTTAAGAGTATTGGCTGGCCATTACGACTTGAAACAGCAATATTTTTCAAATCCTCCAAACTAGAAGTGCGCCCTATATGACGAATCAAGTACTCGCGATTATTCGATTCAAGAAAGCCGCCAGATGTATTGGCTGAATACCCCTTTAATGCATCTTCTAGTTGCAATATGCTCAGACCTAGTTCAGCCATGCGACGAGTATTGGGCTGCACTTGAAACTGCCTTACCTGACCGCCAATCGGAATCACTTGGGCAACACCTGGAATAGCCATCAGTCTTGGGCGAAGTACCCAATCGGCATATTCGCGCACTTGCATAGATGAAATCTTTGACTCATCAATTGGAATGGCAATCTGCATAATTTCACCCATGATCGAGCTAATGGGGCCCATGCGAGAAACTATGCCATCTGGAATAGCACCTTCCATAGATGACAACCTCTCCGATACCATCTGCCTAGCGCGGTAAATATCAACGGACCAATCAAATGTGACGTAAATAAATGAAAGGCCTGCGCTAGATACCGAACGAATTGCCTCAACACCTGGCAAACCATTCATAGCGGTTTCTAATGGGAAAGTGATGAGCTGCTCAACCTCTTCAGAGGCCATACCACCAGCCTCAGTCATGATGGTGACAGTAGGTTTATTTAAATCAGGAAATACATCAACAGGCATTTTGCTTAAGGTAAAGAGCCCATAGCCCATAGCAATCAGGCTAAGCAAAATCACTATCAGTCGATTCTTCAAACTAAAGTCTAGTAACCAAGTAAACATATACTGTCCTTAGCGAATCTGGTTGATGAGAGACGACCCATCAGTAACCACTCGGTCACCATCTTTAATACCACTCGTAATGACAATACTTTGACCGTCTAAGGGCTCATAAACCACCACCCTAGGCTCAAAGGTTTCAGGATTTCTTTTAACCCATACGATGGTTTGGTTTGAGCCGCTCTTAACAAGCGATTTTGTAGGGACTTTGTTACCTAAGACCTTGGTATTGGTATTCACAAACACTCTTATAGGCTGACCTATAGGGAGATATTGCAAATCATCAGCTTTAGCAGAGAATGTGAGTGGTAAAGCCTGTTCGCGTAGAGTCTGGCCGCCACCAAGATAAGAAAGCTCAATCACCTTGCCATTGACTTCAACTTTGCCGTCAGCAATGTTTTTCGCCAAGTTTGGATCATAGGCAAGTGCCTCAATTAAAAGCTTAGAAGGATTTACTACTTCGAAAATCAGATCTCTCTCTTGCACCACCTGGCCGGAAACAATGCCTGTAGTAGAAATAATTCCAGTAACTGGAGCTCTTAATTCTTCATTAGCGACCGCAGCCTCTGCCTCTTCAATTGTTTTGCGAGGAACTGTATCGCTCAGTTCGCGCAATCGCTTTAGCCGACTCTCTGCAAGTGACCGTGATTTTCCGGGACCGGCTTCAGGGGTTACATAAGCGAGAACGTCGCCCTTATTGACCTTTTGCCCCGGCAAGGGAAAGCCGTTGGGCCCAGGGGTAATTCGACCTGCAACGATGGCCTGAACTTTGCCTCCAAAGTTAGGATCCATGATGACCTTACCTGCTAAGTCATAGGTTTTGGCATATTCACCTGGTTGACCAGGGGCAGTCATGACATGCAACTGTCTTTGGGCAGGTTTTGGAACAAACAGATTCCCATCGGCTTGTCTTTTGGGAGCATCTCCCTGCACCTGTACTGATGAATCATCATGTCCTGGACCAGCATAGACTTTGAAGGTAAATAACGCAGCTGATAAACCCATGAGAAATGCGAACAATCTGAGATCTTTTAAATTGCGATTCATACCCGCTCCTTAATTTGATTGATGATTCTTATGGCACGACTTCTTAGTAAGCCCCTATTGCGATAAGACCAATAAGCAACTCCGGCAACAAAGCACATCAATACCAATAGCTTTAACCATGTTTTCCAATTCATTACCGAAGAATTTTCAAACTGACTTAAATCAATCGTGGAAACTAAAACATCAAGCTCCCCGCCATCATTGATGGTGATGCTTATGGGGGTTGGCTGATCTTTGATTTTGTTTTTTAACTCGATCAAATACTCTCCATCACCATGCGGCTTTGCAGCTACTTTTGCCCCATCAACTTCAATATCAATGCTGGCACCTTTTACAGCCTCATTAGTTGCATAGCGATCTAGATAAAGTGTTATTTGCCCGTCTCGAATCACCCCGACGAGCTCATAAAGATCAGACTCAGCGTAAAAACGCGGTGATGTTTGGGCTTGCTGCTGATTAGGCTTTTCGTCACCATGGTCATGCCCGGGCCCCGCATAAGATGAAGGCGAGATTGCTAAAGTTAGAGCAGCTATTAGCTGCACCAAGTAGTGGATATAGTTTTTAAATAATTTCATAGGATCAATTTGCTTATTCAGGTAACAGGCCAAGCGCCTGGCGTAGATTTGAGACGGCTACTGCGTAATTAATTTTTGCAACTGCCGCTTGTCGATTGGCGTCTACTGCTTCAATCTCAATACGCAATCTTGTGGGCAGGTCTGTTTCTCCGAAGCGGAACGATTTTTCAAAAAATTGCCGGGTTTCATTGGCTAAGGTCGATCTTTTATCGGCAGCGCTAAGTTTCAATTGGGCTGATTTGACCAATGCCATATTTGATTCCACATTACTTAAGGCAGACTCGCGCTCATAAGCTAAGCGCGCCTCGGAATCCACCATCTCGGCCGTAGCACTCGCCAATCTATTGGTATTTCGGGCGTCCGAACCAAATGGAATTCTCAAACCAATCGCAACGGATTGCTGATACGGAACTCCGTAAACTTCACGACCCTTAGTAGTCCATATTTGCAACTCAGGAGAAGCCCTCGTTTGAGACTTTGCCAAATCAAGCGCCTTTCTGGCCACCTCCAACTGATCCACAAGCGCTGCAACAATTGGCAAGCTGGAATCTAGGGCTGATAAATTTTCAGGAACCTTAGGCACTGGCTCAATATTTTTAGCGGCGTCACCAAATTGAATTTTCTTTAGATTCTCACTACCTAATAGAGAACGCACTCTTTGCTCGGCATTAATTACATTGGCTTGCGCTTCAACAAAATAGGCTTCTGAGGATGCGAGTGCTCCATTAGCCAGGTGCAGATCAGCGCGGGATAAGTCGCCAGCCTTAAACCTTTTTTCAACATCCATAGCCAAAGTCTTTGCGTTCTCAAATCGACGTAGTGCCAAGTCAGACTCAATCTTTGATCTTTGGTAATTCCAATAGGTATCTCTTACTTCAGCCGCAATCTTTAATTGGGCAAGATAGTATTGGGACAAAAGCTTTTTATACTCAGCATCGGCTAAATTAATTGAGCTTGACCGTTCATTCCATAGCCAAAGTGGAATACCCAGACCGAGGATAGTCTCGCTAGCACCCTGGTTGCTATTTGTTCTATCTGTTTTTTGGGAGACCTCTACCGATGCAGGACTCACCAAAAGACTGCTAGCAATTTTTTGCTTAGCAAGCGCTGCCTCTACCTTGTATTGATAGGATCTGTAGTCAGGCTGGCGCTCCCATGATGACTCATAGAAAGACTTTAAGGCCGATTCACCTTTGCGCTCTCCATTGGCTAGCGCTATTGGTGAGCCCAATAGGAAGATTAATCCTGTAAGTTGAATGACACAGCGACAAACTGCGTCTGAATACTCTCGCGACATAGAAACTCCATTTGTTTGTACAAAACAGAGTTAGCGAGAAGAATGGTTAGATTGATGCTCTCGCTAACTTAGGCGAGAGAAATCCAATTGGGTTTTTCTGGTGGAGCGGGAGAAAAATCGACTAAAAACTCCACTTGAGCACTTTCGTAATGAAAGGTGGTGGCAGTAATTGAAACACTAAAAGACGAATTTAATGCCGGTGAGTGCGCCAAATGGCAGACTCCGCAATCGGAATCAGCGGCTACAGAGTCACTAGCCGAGACAGTAGCAGCGGCTTCTTGATGCTCGTGATGGGCAACATGCATAGCTGGGCCCTGCTCTTTTTGGCAGTAGCCTGCAATAGTTGCGTAGGAGGTTTGAATTGATAAAGCTAGCAAAGCTAGGATTATCAGTATTTTTCTCATAGAGTGATTAAAACATATTTTTGGTTTCTGTGCCTACGACTTAAGCCGCCGCCTTTAGAACCACCCCAAACACAAATAGCCCACTCTAATTGAAGGGTATAGGGTTAGTAATTGCGGTGAGTTCCCTGAAACTCTCGATCCTCTAATTGCTCCAGCTCCAAGGTGCGCTCAACCGCAGCCTGCTTTTCCTCTTCTGCAGGGCTAATATCGAGTTCAGCGGGATTCTTATCCATATGTAAAGTTTATCCAATGGAGGCACGGATGAAAAGAAAAAGCCACCCCATAGGATGGCTTTGGTAACGATTTTGGTAACAAGGCTGTTGTATTGCCACAAACCCTTGTAATACCTATTGACTTGGCGGAAGCTGTGAGATTCGAACTCACGGAGGACTCGCATCCTCGGCAGTTTTCAAGACTGCTGCATTCAACCACTCTGCCAAGCTTCCAAAACAGCCGTGATTATAGAGTCATCTGAAGAGCTGTGTCGATTTTTTTCATTTTTCCGTCATTTAAGCGCTCTAAAACCTTGTTAAAATTCATAAATGTCAAAATTAATTAGCGCTGTAGGCTTAACGCTTGATACGGCTTACCAAAAGATATCCGATGATGAGTGGCGTCAATTAATTGACATGGCCATTGGTCGTGGTGCGCTAAAAAAACGTGATGACCTACTAGCTGGTAAAGCCATCAATCAATCAGAAAATAGAGCTGCCCTACACCCAGCCCTAAGAAATTTATCAAATCGCGCCATGACGATTGATGGCATCGATGTCATGCCCTTAGTCAAAAATGTTTGGCAACGCATGAGTGGCTTTTGCAATCAGCTGATGGGCATCACAGACATTATTTGCCTAGGTATTGGCGGATCTGACTGGGGGCCACGCTTAGTATGCGATGCCCTGTACCACATCAACCCCAAAGAAAATAATGCCATTCGACTTCATTTCGTTGCGAATATTGATAGCGCAGAATTAGCAACGGCCTTATCTAGAGCTCAACCTCATAGCACACGGGTTCTGATCACCTCTAAAACATTCACGACCTTAGAGACACTCAGAAATGCTCAAACAGTGATTAACTGGTTAAAGCAACATAATGCAACACCGTCACAAATTAAAAAATCATTGATTGGCATTACTGCCAATCCAGAAGCAGCAGAAGCCTTTGGCATCGCCCCAGACAACATCTACCCCTTCTGGGACTGGGTTGGTGGTCGCTTCTCTGTTTGGTCAGCCGTAGGCTTCCCAATCGCCATTAAATTTGGTTTTGATACTTACATGGATTTCTTAGCTGGCGCGCACGCCATGGATGAACACTTCATCACAGCGCCCGCAACTGAAAACATGCCGCTAACATTAGCGCTAACACTCATTCATAATCAAAAAAAGCATGGCATTACTGCAAAAGCGTTAATCCCTTATGCTCACGCGCTACGACTTCTGCCTGAATGGCTGCAACAACTAGAAATGGAAAGCCACGGCAAAACAGTCACCATGAGCGGCGAAACATGCGACCCGACCTCACCGGTTGTTTTTGGCAGCGCGGGTAGCAACTCTCAGCATAGCTATTTCCAGATGCTGCATCAAGGCTCACAAATTATTCCCGTTGACTTCATCGCTGTTCAAGAACCCATGAGTCAATTACCGGAAGCAAAAGAACATCACGAAGCATTGATTGCTAACTGCCTAGCGCAAGCGCAAGCTTTAGCAAATGGCTCAAACGAAACTAACGCCTACAACTCATGTCCAGGGAATCGTCCGAGCAATTTGCTATGGGTTAAAAAGTTGGATGCCTACCACTTAGGAGCGCTATTAGCTCTCTACGAACATCGAGCACTTTGCCTAGGAGCCATCTGGAACCTCAACAGCTTTGATCAACCAGGCGTTGAATTAGGTAAAAAACTAGCCAAACCAATTCAACAAGCACTACACGGTGACAATAGCGCGCTTAACGGCATTGATGAAATCACGGCAGCACGTATTAAATGGCTGAACTCTTAAGCCCGTCACCCCCACCAAAAACTCAAGAGCAATATTTATGGAACTTTCAGCATCAATTTTTAAAGCCTACGACATTCGTGGTGTGATTGATAAAACTCTAGACCCATCTATTGCTAAATTAATTGGGCAATCATTTGGTAGTGCAATGAAAGATTTGGGAGAGACTACTTGTGTAGTTGGTAGAGACGGTCGCCTATCAGGCCCTTCATTAATGGAAGGCTTAACAGAAGGTCTACTATCTGTTGGCATTAATGTCATTGATTTAGGTGTTGTTGCAACTCCCATGGTGTATTTCGGAACCAATATTCCCCTTCAGGGTCAACAAGCTAAATCAGGCATCATGATTACAGGAAGCCACAACCCCCCTGATTACAACGGCTTCAAAATGGTTCTAGGTGGAGCCGCCATCTACGGTGAGGAAATTCAAGGATTACGCCAAAGAATCCTAGATAAAAAATTCTCTAGCGGTACTGGTGTTCGCAGTGAATACAACATATTCCCCGAATACTTACAAAGAATTGTTGGTGACATCAAACTAAAACGCCCAATAAAGATTGCAGTTGATTGCGGTAATGGTGTTGGTGGTGCATTCGCAGGTCGCCTATTCAGGGAACTTGGATGTGAAGTAGAAGAGTTGTTTTGTGAAGTCGATGGCACATTCCCTAACCACCATCCAGACCCAGCTCATCTAGAAAATCTACAAGATTTAATTAAAAATCTAAAAACCACAGACAACGAATTAGGTCTTGCATTTGATGGTGATGCTGATCGCTTAGGCGTTGTCACCAAAGATGGCCAAGTAATTTTCCCAGATCGTCAGATGATGTTGTTTGCAAAAGATGTACTCTCTCGCAACCCTGGCGCACAAATTATTTATGACGTGAAATGCACGCGCAATTTAGCCACCTACATTAAAGAACAAGGCGGCCAGCCATTAATGTGGAAAACAGGCCACTCTTTAGTAAAAGCCAAACTTAAAGAAACCGGCGCTCCTCTTGCAGGAGAAATGAGCGGTCACATCTTCTTTAAAGATCGCTGGTATGGTTTTGATGACGGCCTATACACAGGTGCACGCTTACTAGAAATCCTAAGCGGCGAAGCAAATCCTAATGCCACACTCAACAACCTGCCCAATGCGATCTGCACTCCGGAGTTACAAATGCCGTGCGCTGAAGGTGAAGCATTCACTCTATTAGAAAAAATCAAAGCGGAAGCTAAATTTGCGAGCGCGGAAACTGTCAATACGATTGATGGCGTTCGAGTTGAATACGCTGACGGTTTTGGCTTAGCCCGCCCTTCCAATA from Polynucleobacter sp. MWH-Spelu-300-X4 encodes the following:
- the pgi gene encoding glucose-6-phosphate isomerase; this encodes MSKLISAVGLTLDTAYQKISDDEWRQLIDMAIGRGALKKRDDLLAGKAINQSENRAALHPALRNLSNRAMTIDGIDVMPLVKNVWQRMSGFCNQLMGITDIICLGIGGSDWGPRLVCDALYHINPKENNAIRLHFVANIDSAELATALSRAQPHSTRVLITSKTFTTLETLRNAQTVINWLKQHNATPSQIKKSLIGITANPEAAEAFGIAPDNIYPFWDWVGGRFSVWSAVGFPIAIKFGFDTYMDFLAGAHAMDEHFITAPATENMPLTLALTLIHNQKKHGITAKALIPYAHALRLLPEWLQQLEMESHGKTVTMSGETCDPTSPVVFGSAGSNSQHSYFQMLHQGSQIIPVDFIAVQEPMSQLPEAKEHHEALIANCLAQAQALANGSNETNAYNSCPGNRPSNLLWVKKLDAYHLGALLALYEHRALCLGAIWNLNSFDQPGVELGKKLAKPIQQALHGDNSALNGIDEITAARIKWLNS
- a CDS encoding phosphomannomutase/phosphoglucomutase translates to MELSASIFKAYDIRGVIDKTLDPSIAKLIGQSFGSAMKDLGETTCVVGRDGRLSGPSLMEGLTEGLLSVGINVIDLGVVATPMVYFGTNIPLQGQQAKSGIMITGSHNPPDYNGFKMVLGGAAIYGEEIQGLRQRILDKKFSSGTGVRSEYNIFPEYLQRIVGDIKLKRPIKIAVDCGNGVGGAFAGRLFRELGCEVEELFCEVDGTFPNHHPDPAHLENLQDLIKNLKTTDNELGLAFDGDADRLGVVTKDGQVIFPDRQMMLFAKDVLSRNPGAQIIYDVKCTRNLATYIKEQGGQPLMWKTGHSLVKAKLKETGAPLAGEMSGHIFFKDRWYGFDDGLYTGARLLEILSGEANPNATLNNLPNAICTPELQMPCAEGEAFTLLEKIKAEAKFASAETVNTIDGVRVEYADGFGLARPSNTTPIVVMRFEADNQAAIERIQAEFKKVFLAAKPDAKLPF
- a CDS encoding efflux RND transporter periplasmic adaptor subunit, whose product is MNRNLKDLRLFAFLMGLSAALFTFKVYAGPGHDDSSVQVQGDAPKRQADGNLFVPKPAQRQLHVMTAPGQPGEYAKTYDLAGKVIMDPNFGGKVQAIVAGRITPGPNGFPLPGQKVNKGDVLAYVTPEAGPGKSRSLAESRLKRLRELSDTVPRKTIEEAEAAVANEELRAPVTGIISTTGIVSGQVVQERDLIFEVVNPSKLLIEALAYDPNLAKNIADGKVEVNGKVIELSYLGGGQTLREQALPLTFSAKADDLQYLPIGQPIRVFVNTNTKVLGNKVPTKSLVKSGSNQTIVWVKRNPETFEPRVVVYEPLDGQSIVITSGIKDGDRVVTDGSSLINQIR
- a CDS encoding efflux RND transporter permease subunit; the encoded protein is MFTWLLDFSLKNRLIVILLSLIAMGYGLFTLSKMPVDVFPDLNKPTVTIMTEAGGMASEEVEQLITFPLETAMNGLPGVEAIRSVSSAGLSFIYVTFDWSVDIYRARQMVSERLSSMEGAIPDGIVSRMGPISSIMGEIMQIAIPIDESKISSMQVREYADWVLRPRLMAIPGVAQVIPIGGQVRQFQVQPNTRRMAELGLSILQLEDALKGYSANTSGGFLESNNREYLIRHIGRTSSLEDLKNIAVSSRNGQPILLKQVADVTFAPAVRRGDAGYEGGPAVILGVQKQPSADTVELTKKIEAAISELKQGLPVGMNTPKVTFRQASFIDASISTLEGKLIGASIFVAVVLYLFLGTIRPVIISLTAIPVSILLTALVFKYFGLSINTMTLGGLAIAIGGLVDDAVVDVENVIRRLRENLDRDKVNQLSPLAIVRAASLEVRTGIIYATAIIVLVFIPLFALPGIEGRLFVPLGIAFIVSTLASLLVSVTITPVLCFYLLPSMKSLRDHDTKIVTWLKSHYKVQLSRLLAAPKKPLMYAFASVLLAGASIPFMASSFLPPFNEGTLLIGLRLNPGVSLSESASVASQAEKLVRQVPEVTYVGRRSGRAELDEHAEGVHVSELDVGIKPAGELDRSMAEIQADIRSRLVNLPAAIAIGQPISHRIDHMLSGVRSKIAIKIFGDDLDQLRSQADLLRSKLAGIEGLVDLEIEKQVLAPQIKVRIDYDRTAQYGISASQVMSSLQGMVEGERISQIIEGNRRFALVIKLPESARNLEGLADILIDTPNGKIPLSKIATIEDGDGPNQISRDGGKRRIVLSANTSKRALSDVVADIRGVIANQSLPEGYFITLDGQFKAQEEASKLIGLLSVGSLLLIFVVLNSRYRSAQLSLMIMLNIPLAMVGAVIGLWISGQPLSIAALIGFITLAGISVRNGILKISHYLNLMQSEGEVFDLSMIIRGSIERLSPVLMTALVTAFALAPLLFEAERPGTEILHPVAVVIFSGLISSTLLDTFLTPAIFWLYGRKASEKVLGSIKSNEAF
- a CDS encoding TolC family protein, giving the protein MSREYSDAVCRCVIQLTGLIFLLGSPIALANGERKGESALKSFYESSWERQPDYRSYQYKVEAALAKQKIASSLLVSPASVEVSQKTDRTNSNQGASETILGLGIPLWLWNERSSSINLADAEYKKLLSQYYLAQLKIAAEVRDTYWNYQRSKIESDLALRRFENAKTLAMDVEKRFKAGDLSRADLHLANGALASSEAYFVEAQANVINAEQRVRSLLGSENLKKIQFGDAAKNIEPVPKVPENLSALDSSLPIVAALVDQLEVARKALDLAKSQTRASPELQIWTTKGREVYGVPYQQSVAIGLRIPFGSDARNTNRLASATAEMVDSEARLAYERESALSNVESNMALVKSAQLKLSAADKRSTLANETRQFFEKSFRFGETDLPTRLRIEIEAVDANRQAAVAKINYAVAVSNLRQALGLLPE